ACATGGTTCTTAGCTCCCAAAACTACCCCTGACTAATGTCATTAGATTAACTATGACTTTTGACACCGTCGTTTAGCAGGCGTATGAAATCACCCTGCTTATCCCCTAGAATAGACCCGTCCTTTCCAAGCACCACCTCGCCCCTGCCAATGACGCAAAGCAGAGTCTAGAGTCATCAGAGTATACACAAAGGCAATGAGCGGCAAGCAGCAGGCTAACCAAGGAGAAGACGTATAAAATCGGACAGTAGGTAAGTAAACAATTGTCATCAGTAGCCATCCAGATAAGCCTGTAGCCGCGAGAACCCAATTAAGCGTCAAACCGCCTACAATTGCACTTATGGGAGGAACTAAGTAAACCAATGTCATGCCGAACAAAGTTCCTAACAGAAGCAATGGAGAATAGTTGAGTTGGGTAAAAGCAGTACGGGCAACCATTTCCCAAATGGCAGCCAGAGAAGCATAAGGACGTAGGCTTTTAGTTAAAGGACTGAGTCCGAGCCAGATGTGTCCTTTTTTAGAAGAGAGAGTAGGAGAGATGGGGAGTTTTTCCCTCTCCGTATCTTCCGCTCCCTCGACTCTCCTTGCTGATTTGACCGCTTGAGCTAGGGCACAGTCGTCAATTAATGCTTGCCGAACAACTTGAATCCCGCCGATACGAACAAGAGCTGCTCTACGAATTAGGATATACCCTCCAGCAGCAGCGGCAGTTGTCTTTTTAGGGTTGTTCACCCAGCGGAAGGGATAGAGTTTTTGAAAGAAAAAGACAAAAGCTGGAATGAGGAGTTTTTCCCAAAAACTCTCACACCTGAGTTGCACCATTAAAGAAACGAGATCCAAATCCTCTTGTTGAGCCTTTGCTAGCAAACAGCGAAGATTCAGACCATCATGTTCAATATCAGCATCCGTCAGGAGAAAATAGTCTGGTGACGGTGTTAGGGTCTGTGCATATTGAATACCTTGATGTAGGGCCCATAACTTGCCTGTCCAACCAGGAGGCAAAGGTTCCCCACAAAGGACGTGTAATTGCTGGCTTTTGTCTAATTGCTGGGCAACATTACGGGCAACGTTTGCTGTGCCATCTGTACTGCTGTCGTCTACCAAAATGACGGTGAAACTACCAGGATAGTCTTGGCTGAGAAGCGATCGCAAAGTGACTGGCAGCAAATCGGCTTCATTTCTGGCTGGTATTATAGCACAAATGGGGCTTAACATTGGTAAATCTGTTTCCTGTGTGGTTAATTTTTGGTCGCAGCGCCAAAACTGACCCCAAAACCCCAGTAATATTACCCAAATTGCCAAGGATAGAACGCAAAGCCATAGTCCTATTTCACTGCTCATTGTGTTTTGATCTTTCCATTTAAAAAACACATTACAATGACACCTTATGATAGGAAAAAAATTTGCCTGCATACAGAAGCAGACGTGGTTGAGGAGCAACGGAAAACTATGCAAATTCAAGACCAGGTGGCAGTTTACCGTGTCAAAGATGCGATCGCCAAGAGCCAAAACTATCTTCTTTCTATTCAATATCCTGGTGGCTACTGGTGGGCGGAGTTGGAATCGAATGTTACCATAACTGCGGAGGTTGTCCTCCTCCATAAAATTTGGGGAACAGACCGAGAAAGACCATTGCACAAAGTTGAAGCATATCTGCGTTCTCAACAACGGGAACACGGGGGCTGGGAACTTTTCTATGGGGATGGAGGAGAGCTTAGTTGTTCGGTTGAAGCATACATGGCGCTGAAGCTGCTGGGTGTAGCGCAAACAGATCCGGCAATGGTCAAGGCGCGGAAGTTCATCCTAGAACGCGGTGGTATCAGTAAGACCCGCATTTTTACCAAATTACACCTAGCACTCATTGGTTGCTACAACTGGCGCGGTATTCCTTCTCTACCGCCTTGGGTGATGTTGTTGCCCTCGAATTTTTTATTTAACATCTACGAAATGTCTAGCTGGGCAAGGTCTAGCACAGTCCCGCTGCTGATTGTTATTGACCGCAAACCGGTCTTTCTGACTGACCCAGCCATCACCTTAGACGAACTGTATGCTGAAGGTGTCGAGCTTCGCTATGAATTGTCTCGCCAAGGCGATTGGACAGATTTATTCATCGCCCTTGATAATGCCTTTAAGTTAGCAGAAACTCTGAATTTAGTTCCTTTGCGTGAAGAAGGTCTTCAAGCTGCCGAGCGATGGGTGTTAGAGCGGCAAGAAGCAACAGGCGACTGGGGTGGTATTATTCCCGCTATGCTAAATTCACTGCTAGCTTTGCGCGCTCTGGGTTATGACGCAGCCGACCCTATTATAGAACGAGGACTGCGGGCAGTTGACAATTTTGCGATTGAAACTGCGGATAGCTACAGAATACAGCCTTGTATTTCCCCTGTATGGGATACTGCTTGGGCAATGCGAGCTTTAGTCGTTTCCGGCTTGGCAGCGGATCATCCGGCTGTGGTCAGGGCTGGAGAATGGTTGTTAAGCAAGCAGATTCTGGACTACGGTGATTGGGCTATTAAAAATCGACAAGGAAAACCAGGAGCATGGGCGTTTGAGTTTGACAACCGCTTTTATCCAGATGTAGATGACACTGCTGTTGTCGTCATGGCTTTAAATGAAGTGAAACTGCCCAATGAAAAACTCAAGCAGGCGGCGATCGCTCGTGCTGTAAACTGGATTGCATCTATGCAGTGTCAGCCCGGTGGTTGGGCAGCATTTGATATGGACAATAATCAGGACTGGCTTAACCTGATCCCCTATGGGGACCTCAAAGCCATGATTGACCCCAACACGGCTGATGTCACTGCTAGGGTTTTAGAAATGCTGGGTAGCTGCAATCTGTTAATTGATACACGCAACCTTGAGCGGGCAATTAGCTATCTCATGCATGAGCAAGAAACTGAGGGTTGTTGGTTTGGTCGCTGGGGAGTAAATTACATTTATGGCACCAGTGGAGTTCTTTGCGCCCTGTCCTTAGTAACTCCAAAAAAGACGGGACTCAGTATAGAACAGGGTGCTGCTTGGTTAGTTGGATGTCAAAACCCAGATGGTGGATGGGGCGAGACTTGCCGCAGCTACGATGACCCAACTCTTAAAGGACAAGGTCGTAGTACTGCCTCTCAAACGGCTTGGGCAATACTAGGCTTAATGGCAGCAGGTCAAGTAACTGGCAAGTTTGCGAAACTTGCCATTGAACGGGGAATTGGCTACTTGTTAGAAACTCAGCAGTCTGATGGCACTTGGTACGAAGCAGATTTTACAGGCACTGGCTTTCCTGGTCATTTTTATCTAAAGTATCACCTTTATCAACAGTACTTTCCTTTATTAGCCTTGGGTAAGTATCAAGCACTATCAGACTTTTTGTAATAATTGACATACCCACGCTTACAAGGGCTTGTTATTATCCACATCTGTTAAAAGGTTTGCTAGAACTTGATTGCAGTATTTCTAGCTCTTCTCATTCAACATAATTTCTTGAGAATTTCAACGAAAGAATTAGGGATTTAGAATCCCATTACTGCGTGATGAGGCAAGCAACAGTGCTGAAGGCAATCCCATTGTTGGAGAAAAATGTGGGTAATGCAAGTCCTAAAAGGAGAGGGAAGCGGAAAAACTTTTTTGCCCCAAAGGGAAGCCAAATTTCCCTTTTCTTACATAGGAGAAATTCTTCTAAGATGACTAAATTTGAATTATGGAGCAGCTTTTCAAATATGCTCAAAGTGCCATTCAGTTAAATCCCATCATGACTTGTACAGGTGTAATAACAGGTGTAACATCCCAAGTACTGGTACTAGTATAGTCTTGTGTGCTTGGAGCCGGGAAGAAAATACAAGCAATCAAGCTCACGAGCAACATGAGGATAAAGCCTGCTATGAGAGTAATAATGGCATTGTAGTTATCGCGATCAGCTTTACCCTCTTGCTGGTAGTGGCAATCGGCCAATTTGGTAGTATCATCTGATTCAGAGTGTTCAAACTGTTGACGCAATAAGCGACTATAGATTTGGTGAGCAGTTTCCCTAGTCATTGTGTTATATCTGCTGCTTTGGTTGGGGATGCTTGGCATAATAGCTCTGGGGCTTGGCGAGCATAGTTGTTGCTCAGTTCCTCTAGAGAGGCTGTATACATTGCTGCGCTATTGATGT
The sequence above is a segment of the Mastigocladopsis repens PCC 10914 genome. Coding sequences within it:
- a CDS encoding glycosyltransferase, producing MSSEIGLWLCVLSLAIWVILLGFWGQFWRCDQKLTTQETDLPMLSPICAIIPARNEADLLPVTLRSLLSQDYPGSFTVILVDDSSTDGTANVARNVAQQLDKSQQLHVLCGEPLPPGWTGKLWALHQGIQYAQTLTPSPDYFLLTDADIEHDGLNLRCLLAKAQQEDLDLVSLMVQLRCESFWEKLLIPAFVFFFQKLYPFRWVNNPKKTTAAAAGGYILIRRAALVRIGGIQVVRQALIDDCALAQAVKSARRVEGAEDTEREKLPISPTLSSKKGHIWLGLSPLTKSLRPYASLAAIWEMVARTAFTQLNYSPLLLLGTLFGMTLVYLVPPISAIVGGLTLNWVLAATGLSGWLLMTIVYLPTVRFYTSSPWLACCLPLIAFVYTLMTLDSALRHWQGRGGAWKGRVYSRG
- the shc gene encoding squalene--hopene cyclase, whose protein sequence is MQIQDQVAVYRVKDAIAKSQNYLLSIQYPGGYWWAELESNVTITAEVVLLHKIWGTDRERPLHKVEAYLRSQQREHGGWELFYGDGGELSCSVEAYMALKLLGVAQTDPAMVKARKFILERGGISKTRIFTKLHLALIGCYNWRGIPSLPPWVMLLPSNFLFNIYEMSSWARSSTVPLLIVIDRKPVFLTDPAITLDELYAEGVELRYELSRQGDWTDLFIALDNAFKLAETLNLVPLREEGLQAAERWVLERQEATGDWGGIIPAMLNSLLALRALGYDAADPIIERGLRAVDNFAIETADSYRIQPCISPVWDTAWAMRALVVSGLAADHPAVVRAGEWLLSKQILDYGDWAIKNRQGKPGAWAFEFDNRFYPDVDDTAVVVMALNEVKLPNEKLKQAAIARAVNWIASMQCQPGGWAAFDMDNNQDWLNLIPYGDLKAMIDPNTADVTARVLEMLGSCNLLIDTRNLERAISYLMHEQETEGCWFGRWGVNYIYGTSGVLCALSLVTPKKTGLSIEQGAAWLVGCQNPDGGWGETCRSYDDPTLKGQGRSTASQTAWAILGLMAAGQVTGKFAKLAIERGIGYLLETQQSDGTWYEADFTGTGFPGHFYLKYHLYQQYFPLLALGKYQALSDFL